A region from the Janthinobacterium agaricidamnosum genome encodes:
- a CDS encoding head GIN domain-containing protein, whose translation MKRLLKVGLSMLLLAMVLIAMSYAALRAKGISNPSSAAGRAVRSDTRPISATINSIDLAGPIDLVLRRGATPSLKVSGEQRLLSNVDTTADGTTLHIGPKGMLFHHRQPLQVELVLPSLVRLEVHGNGDSRITGFSGDSFILELMGSGDVSFTGRYKQVQATVNGSGDLDINAGNSDSVVLEMVGSGRIAASGNTKFLRADLSGSGDIDAEHLAADKASVSLQGSGQSTVFVRDAANLTLRGSGDIHVHGNPRQRETQKSGSGDIIWH comes from the coding sequence ATGAAACGCTTGCTCAAAGTCGGCCTGTCCATGCTCTTGCTGGCCATGGTCCTGATCGCCATGTCGTATGCGGCGCTGCGCGCCAAGGGGATCAGCAATCCCAGCAGCGCTGCCGGCCGCGCCGTGCGCAGCGACACGCGCCCGATTTCCGCCACTATCAACAGCATCGATCTGGCCGGTCCCATCGACCTGGTGCTGCGCCGCGGCGCCACGCCATCGCTGAAAGTGAGCGGCGAACAACGCCTGCTGTCGAACGTCGACACGACGGCCGACGGCACGACCCTGCATATCGGCCCGAAAGGCATGCTGTTCCACCATCGCCAGCCGCTGCAGGTGGAACTGGTGCTGCCAAGTCTCGTGCGACTGGAAGTGCACGGCAATGGCGACAGCAGGATCACGGGATTTTCCGGCGACAGTTTCATCCTGGAACTTATGGGTTCAGGCGACGTCAGCTTCACGGGCCGCTACAAGCAGGTGCAAGCGACCGTCAACGGCAGTGGCGATCTCGATATCAATGCCGGCAACAGCGACAGCGTCGTGCTGGAAATGGTCGGTTCCGGGCGCATCGCCGCCAGCGGCAACACGAAATTCCTGCGTGCCGACCTGAGCGGCTCAGGCGACATCGATGCCGAACACCTGGCGGCCGACAAGGCCAGCGTCAGTCTCCAAGGCTCGGGCCAGAGCACCGTCTTCGTGCGCGACGCCGCCAACCTGACCCTGCGCGGCAGCGGCGACATCCACGTCCACGGTAATCCGCGCCAGCGCGAGACCCAGAAAAGCGGGTCAGGCGACATCATCTGGCATTAA
- a CDS encoding DUF1700 domain-containing protein, giving the protein MMNKQDYLEALRRALAGLPPDLVAKTLDYYEQTFIEGAAAGRSEHEIADDLGDPKKIALTLRSSTHRQAFEQKKTPVNLLRLLVSLVGLAIFNLFMVVPAAVYAALLAALYAVGLSFYLAGIAITASGLSGANELVLEGPLRHVFIHDDEGGEGDERRETRITIGDKGIEIDHVPGPLQREPAEAEAPGASSRMMERAEALAGGGIRISTDMDRDARTTQTVFGVGMLLGGIAIFLLSLVVTRYTLIGIKRYIAMNVSLLKGH; this is encoded by the coding sequence ATGATGAACAAGCAAGACTATCTCGAGGCACTGCGGCGCGCGCTGGCAGGCTTGCCGCCGGACCTGGTGGCCAAGACCCTCGATTATTACGAACAGACCTTCATCGAAGGCGCGGCGGCCGGCCGCAGCGAGCACGAAATCGCCGACGACCTGGGCGACCCGAAAAAGATCGCCCTCACCTTGCGCAGCAGCACCCACCGCCAGGCGTTCGAGCAAAAGAAAACCCCCGTCAACCTGCTGCGCCTGCTCGTCTCGCTGGTGGGCCTGGCCATCTTCAACCTGTTCATGGTCGTGCCCGCCGCCGTGTACGCGGCGCTGCTGGCCGCCCTGTATGCGGTCGGCCTGAGCTTTTACCTGGCCGGCATCGCCATCACGGCCAGCGGCTTGTCCGGCGCCAACGAACTGGTGCTCGAGGGGCCGCTGCGCCACGTCTTCATTCATGACGACGAGGGCGGCGAAGGCGACGAACGGCGCGAAACGCGCATCACCATCGGCGACAAGGGCATCGAAATCGACCATGTGCCCGGCCCCTTGCAGCGTGAACCGGCTGAAGCGGAGGCGCCCGGCGCTTCGTCGCGCATGATGGAGCGGGCCGAAGCGCTGGCCGGGGGCGGCATCCGCATCTCCACCGACATGGACCGCGATGCGCGCACCACACAAACCGTCTTCGGCGTGGGCATGCTGCTCGGCGGCATCGCCATATTCCTGCTCAGTCTGGTGGTCACGCGCTATACCTTGATCGGTATCAAGCGCTATATCGCCATGAATGTCTCCCTGCTCAAAGGTCACTAG
- the hpnE gene encoding hydroxysqualene dehydroxylase HpnE has protein sequence MKQRYAVIGAGWAGCAAAMELARAGHAVTVYEAARTLGGRARRVEREKTVLDNGQHILLGAYTETLRLIKLAGQDPAELILTLPLQMRYPPGTKGMDFLAPRLPAPLHLAWALLRAKGLQRADKLALMRFSTAMRWMGWQLYNDCTVTELLQRFDQTDTLNRLMWHPLCLAALNTPPERASARVFINVLRDSLGASRRRASDMLIPKADLSTLLPDAAARYVEQHGGAVRTGAKVAALHALPDGRWRLDDGVDDGEHYDGVIVATSSVQAASLLQGVQDARLDDVITKMQAFTPEAISTCYLQYDASVRLDLPFYALVDAPEQQHWGQFVFDRGQLDANQAGLLAVVISASGPAAEQGHGPLAQAIAAQLAQVLQRPELAQPAWSQLITEKRATFACTPDLARPGNASGMPGLLLAGDYTANDDRTQDYPATIEAAVRSGVAAARMANTGKAAKQT, from the coding sequence GTGAAGCAACGCTACGCCGTCATCGGCGCCGGCTGGGCCGGCTGTGCGGCAGCCATGGAACTGGCGCGCGCCGGCCATGCCGTGACCGTCTACGAGGCGGCGCGCACCCTGGGCGGGCGCGCGCGCCGGGTCGAACGGGAAAAGACGGTGCTCGACAACGGCCAGCACATCCTGCTGGGCGCGTACACGGAAACCTTGCGCCTGATCAAGCTCGCAGGGCAAGACCCTGCCGAGCTGATCCTCACCCTGCCCCTGCAGATGCGCTATCCGCCCGGCACCAAAGGCATGGATTTTCTCGCGCCGCGCCTGCCGGCGCCGCTGCACCTGGCGTGGGCATTGCTGCGCGCCAAAGGCTTACAACGCGCCGACAAACTGGCCCTGATGCGCTTTTCCACCGCCATGCGGTGGATGGGCTGGCAGCTGTACAACGATTGCACGGTAACCGAATTGCTGCAGCGCTTCGATCAGACGGACACCTTGAACCGCCTGATGTGGCATCCGCTGTGCCTGGCCGCGCTGAACACGCCGCCCGAGCGCGCATCGGCCCGCGTCTTCATCAACGTGCTGCGCGACAGCCTGGGGGCATCGCGCCGCCGCGCGTCCGACATGCTGATCCCGAAGGCGGACCTCTCCACCCTGTTGCCCGACGCGGCCGCCCGCTATGTGGAACAACATGGCGGCGCAGTGCGCACGGGCGCCAAGGTGGCCGCCTTGCACGCCTTGCCCGATGGCCGCTGGCGACTCGATGATGGCGTCGATGATGGCGAACACTATGACGGCGTCATCGTCGCCACCTCATCCGTGCAAGCGGCCAGTCTGCTGCAAGGCGTGCAGGACGCGCGCCTCGATGACGTTATTACCAAAATGCAGGCCTTCACGCCGGAAGCCATCAGCACCTGCTACCTGCAATACGACGCGTCGGTGCGCCTGGACTTGCCGTTTTACGCTCTCGTCGATGCGCCAGAGCAACAGCACTGGGGGCAGTTCGTCTTCGACCGGGGCCAGCTCGACGCGAATCAGGCGGGCTTGCTGGCCGTCGTCATCAGCGCGTCCGGCCCTGCCGCCGAGCAAGGCCATGGTCCGCTGGCGCAGGCGATCGCCGCGCAGCTGGCGCAAGTGCTGCAGCGCCCGGAACTGGCGCAACCGGCCTGGAGCCAGCTGATCACGGAAAAGCGCGCCACCTTTGCCTGCACGCCGGACCTGGCGCGCCCCGGCAATGCCAGCGGCATGCCGGGCCTGCTGCTGGCAGGCGACTACACGGCCAATGACGACCGGACGCAGGACTATCCGGCCACCATCGAAGCGGCCGTGCGCAGCGGCGTGGCGGCGGCCAGGATGGCGAACACGGGCAAGGCGGCAAAACAGACTTGA